In the Leptospira limi genome, one interval contains:
- a CDS encoding DoxX family protein, with amino-acid sequence MKLILFHPYSFYIARTLIVLIIGQTLYFKFTGSEESKYIFTVLAMEPWGRIGLGILETICIILLLFPRLVWLGALLASNLMFGAILSHLVFLGIVVQNDGGLLFILALLVFLLSLYVVYYERKKIPYLRDLFPID; translated from the coding sequence ATGAAATTAATCCTATTCCATCCTTATAGTTTTTATATCGCTAGAACATTGATTGTTCTGATCATCGGGCAAACTTTATACTTTAAATTTACTGGTTCAGAAGAATCTAAATACATCTTTACCGTTCTTGCGATGGAACCGTGGGGGAGAATTGGTTTGGGGATTTTAGAAACCATTTGTATTATCCTCCTATTGTTCCCACGTTTGGTTTGGTTAGGTGCTCTATTGGCATCAAACCTGATGTTCGGTGCAATTTTATCTCATTTAGTGTTTTTGGGCATTGTTGTCCAAAATGATGGTGGATTACTCTTTATTTTGGCCCTTTTGGTATTCCTATTGTCTCTGTATGTTGTGTATTATGAGAGAAAAAAAATTCCTTATCTTAGGGACTTATTTCCAATCGACTGA
- a CDS encoding peptidylprolyl isomerase — translation MSTLRAVIKTNKGEIRIDLTPDKTPNTVANFVNLAQRKFYDGLKFHRVIADFMIQGGCPQGTGTGGPGYKFRDEFDSSLKHNKPGILSMANAGPGTNGSQFFITHVPTPWLDGKHSVFGSVVDASDQEVVNSIQQGDKIESITIEGDASSVLEVAKPYLDEWNQILDSKK, via the coding sequence ATGAGTACTTTACGCGCTGTTATCAAAACCAATAAAGGTGAAATCCGAATCGATCTTACTCCTGACAAAACACCGAATACGGTTGCCAACTTTGTGAATTTGGCACAAAGGAAATTCTACGATGGATTAAAATTCCACCGAGTCATTGCTGATTTTATGATCCAAGGTGGTTGTCCACAGGGAACTGGAACGGGTGGACCCGGGTATAAATTCCGCGATGAATTTGATTCCAGTTTAAAACACAACAAGCCAGGTATCCTTTCTATGGCAAATGCAGGCCCTGGAACCAATGGAAGTCAATTTTTTATCACACATGTTCCCACACCTTGGCTTGATGGAAAACATTCAGTGTTTGGTTCCGTGGTTGATGCCTCTGACCAAGAAGTTGTGAATTCCATCCAACAAGGGGATAAAATTGAATCCATTACGATTGAAGGAGATGCCTCTTCTGTATTGGAAGTGGCAAAACCATATTTGGATGAGTGGAACCAAATCTTAGATTCTAAAAAATAA
- a CDS encoding RluA family pseudouridine synthase, producing MNSPPNLIPLGNQYTTRILFECEDFLLAEKPEGIPVHETKDPNRLDFTRLLANHLQIPELRTVNRLDLGTSGIVLLGKNKDKNLELDQLLKNAEKTYIFLCDGIPNWKEYRMECFIKDGNKQVSIVRSGGKKAITEFTILESDEKKNISFGLAKILTGRRHQIRVMLSSLGFPVLGDTLYGKKEKGEKRMYLHSFRFSFTDLQGQNHMVETGVPSDWMGRMPSISKSQIPMTSQIRYES from the coding sequence TTGAATTCTCCGCCTAACCTCATTCCATTAGGAAATCAGTATACCACCCGTATCTTATTTGAATGTGAGGATTTTTTACTCGCAGAAAAACCAGAAGGAATTCCTGTCCATGAAACAAAAGACCCAAATCGTCTGGACTTTACTCGTTTACTTGCAAATCATTTACAAATTCCTGAACTAAGGACTGTCAATCGATTGGATCTTGGTACGAGTGGAATTGTCTTACTCGGAAAAAATAAAGACAAAAACCTGGAACTAGACCAGTTATTAAAAAATGCAGAGAAAACCTATATTTTTTTATGTGATGGGATTCCAAATTGGAAAGAATACCGAATGGAATGTTTTATAAAAGATGGGAATAAACAAGTAAGTATCGTAAGGAGTGGAGGTAAAAAAGCAATCACGGAGTTTACCATCCTCGAATCTGATGAAAAAAAGAATATATCTTTTGGGCTTGCAAAAATTTTAACAGGAAGAAGGCACCAAATTCGTGTTATGCTTTCTTCTTTGGGTTTTCCTGTCCTAGGAGATACTTTGTATGGGAAAAAAGAAAAAGGAGAAAAACGAATGTATCTCCATTCGTTTCGATTTTCCTTTACTGACTTACAGGGCCAAAATCATATGGTAGAGACAGGTGTTCCTTCTGATTGGATGGGAAGAATGCCATCAATATCTAAATCTCAAATTCCAATGACAAGTCAAATTCGCTATGAATCGTGA
- a CDS encoding monovalent cation:proton antiporter-2 (CPA2) family protein — MGEVNFFIQAIIYLTSAIIMVPIANRLGLGSVLGYLVAGIVIGPFVFGFVGTEGKDLLHFAEFGVVMMLFAIGLELELNLLWRLKFWLLGLGGLQLVLTTVFVFLFSIGFQFSWKSSIALGFILSLSSTAIVLQTLKEKGLMKSISGQASFSILLFQDMAVIPILAIFPMLSEGDVITNDHGHSLVDHLPGYQKTLVVLFVVIGIILIGRYILSPIFRLIAKSGSREIFTGASLLLVIAISVLMTSVGVSAALGTFLAGVVLASSEFRHELESNIEPFKGLLLGLFFLSVGASMELPVVFQHPMKIVGIVVGIIFLKALVLLLLGFLFKLPLDQNLYMALALSQVGEFSFVLFGYSEGLGIFDKDTIVILVACVALSMAFTPILLLLYEKTIFEALQSKAPKKQTNQTLEKEENPVIICGFGRFGNMVGRFLRSNGIGITILDYDADRVEMLGRFGFKVFFGDATRIELLESAGLEHAKVLIAALDHPEKQHELIRNVKHHYPNLQIVARAGDREEAYDLKEMGLSFIYRETRETAVKLGGDVLKLLGTRSYAAERAKNLFLAHDDETFHELFDLRKDRVQYISLAKQRNSELERLMFVDLGKEDELDLDSWSEMERM; from the coding sequence ATGGGTGAGGTCAATTTTTTCATTCAAGCAATCATTTATCTTACAAGTGCCATCATTATGGTTCCCATTGCCAATCGATTGGGACTTGGTTCAGTCCTTGGTTATTTGGTTGCAGGTATTGTCATCGGGCCATTTGTTTTTGGTTTTGTGGGAACGGAAGGAAAAGACCTTTTGCATTTTGCAGAATTTGGTGTTGTGATGATGTTATTTGCAATTGGTTTAGAATTGGAACTAAACCTTTTATGGAGGTTAAAGTTCTGGTTACTCGGCTTAGGTGGTCTTCAGTTAGTATTGACTACTGTTTTTGTATTTTTATTTTCCATAGGTTTTCAATTTTCTTGGAAATCCTCAATTGCGCTCGGATTCATCTTATCTCTCTCTTCTACAGCGATTGTTTTACAAACATTAAAAGAGAAAGGATTGATGAAATCCATCTCAGGGCAAGCTTCGTTTTCGATCCTTCTTTTCCAAGATATGGCAGTGATTCCGATTCTTGCCATCTTCCCAATGTTAAGTGAAGGAGATGTGATCACAAACGACCATGGACATTCTCTTGTAGACCATTTACCTGGTTACCAAAAAACACTCGTTGTCCTTTTTGTGGTAATTGGGATTATCTTAATCGGTAGGTATATCTTAAGTCCTATTTTCCGATTGATCGCCAAGTCTGGAAGCCGTGAGATTTTTACAGGTGCAAGTTTGTTACTTGTGATTGCCATCTCAGTCCTCATGACTTCTGTGGGGGTTTCTGCAGCACTTGGAACATTCCTTGCGGGAGTTGTGCTTGCGAGTAGCGAATTTCGTCATGAATTAGAAAGTAATATAGAACCTTTTAAAGGTTTGTTACTTGGTTTGTTTTTTTTAAGTGTGGGTGCTTCCATGGAACTCCCTGTCGTTTTCCAACACCCGATGAAAATTGTTGGCATTGTTGTTGGTATTATCTTTCTAAAAGCTCTCGTCTTACTCCTACTTGGTTTTTTGTTTAAACTTCCCTTGGACCAAAATTTATACATGGCTTTGGCATTATCACAAGTAGGAGAATTTTCATTCGTTTTATTTGGTTATTCCGAAGGATTGGGAATTTTTGATAAGGACACAATTGTCATCCTTGTTGCTTGTGTGGCTCTCAGTATGGCATTTACACCCATATTATTATTGTTATATGAGAAAACAATTTTTGAAGCCTTACAATCGAAGGCACCAAAGAAACAAACAAACCAAACCTTAGAAAAAGAAGAAAATCCAGTCATCATATGTGGATTTGGTCGTTTTGGAAATATGGTTGGTAGATTTTTACGATCAAATGGGATTGGAATTACAATTTTAGATTATGATGCGGATCGAGTGGAGATGCTTGGACGATTTGGATTTAAGGTTTTTTTTGGAGATGCAACACGCATTGAACTATTGGAGAGTGCTGGTTTAGAACATGCAAAAGTTTTAATTGCTGCCCTTGACCATCCTGAAAAACAACACGAACTCATTCGTAATGTAAAACACCATTATCCAAATTTACAAATTGTTGCCAGAGCCGGCGATCGAGAAGAAGCATATGACTTAAAAGAAATGGGACTTTCCTTCATTTACCGCGAAACCAGAGAAACCGCTGTGAAACTGGGAGGAGATGTTTTAAAATTACTGGGAACGAGATCCTATGCAGCGGAACGTGCTAAAAATTTATTCTTAGCACATGATGATGAAACCTTCCATGAACTATTTGACTTACGCAAAGACCGAGTCCAGTACATTAGCCTTGCCAAACAAAGGAATTCAGAATTAGAACGATTGATGTTTGTTGATTTAGGAAAAGAAGACGAATTGGATTTGGATTCTTGGAGTGAAATGGAACGAATGTAA
- a CDS encoding NAD(P)H-dependent oxidoreductase: MPKILIQLFHPFLEKSKANQMLLDSIPISDHITLRDLYEIYPNFTIDVKLEQKILLEHDVILFQHPFYWYSCPPLMKQWFDFVLEDGWAYGKNGNSLNGKKWIQTITTGGSEMAYKEDGFHKHRIEDFLLPFRRTAELCKMDYQPPFLVQGTFQLKEGDFQKESLRYRNFILSFLEAKHG, encoded by the coding sequence ATGCCAAAAATATTGATCCAGTTGTTCCATCCATTTTTGGAAAAATCGAAAGCAAATCAAATGTTATTAGATTCCATACCCATCTCAGATCATATCACCTTACGAGACTTATATGAAATTTATCCTAATTTTACGATTGATGTCAAGTTAGAGCAAAAGATTCTTTTGGAACATGATGTAATCCTCTTCCAACATCCTTTTTATTGGTACAGTTGCCCGCCACTGATGAAACAATGGTTCGATTTTGTTTTGGAAGATGGTTGGGCCTATGGTAAAAATGGAAATTCATTAAATGGTAAAAAATGGATCCAAACCATTACCACAGGTGGATCCGAAATGGCATATAAGGAAGACGGCTTTCATAAACATCGTATTGAGGATTTTCTTTTACCTTTTCGAAGGACAGCAGAGCTTTGTAAGATGGATTACCAACCTCCTTTTTTAGTCCAAGGGACATTCCAATTAAAAGAAGGAGATTTCCAAAAAGAATCCCTTCGTTATCGAAATTTCATTCTTTCATTCTTAGAGGCAAAACATGGGTGA
- a CDS encoding LIC_11883 family protein has protein sequence MKFKFTFLLSITVLLGVTYASETKIKQIPKQKTAKVLKSVAYATIRSTVMATHTKFDEKEATHQTCSNDFPNMPGDFPCNFLDVTGSTDQVHTESEVSDAEFATGRDPEDLNPSGKIHIKVSKEKSRNLNGTVIYLGEGENQLSLFYSPKGQISHYLYQKMIVIFVWKKIEESPSLAQLYFVKVNDEFFPEEVKEFTF, from the coding sequence ATGAAGTTTAAATTTACTTTTTTATTATCCATTACTGTTTTGTTAGGTGTTACTTACGCATCGGAAACCAAAATCAAACAAATACCCAAACAAAAAACCGCAAAAGTATTAAAGTCTGTCGCCTATGCAACCATACGATCCACTGTAATGGCAACTCATACTAAATTTGATGAAAAAGAAGCCACTCACCAAACCTGTTCCAATGATTTTCCGAATATGCCAGGTGACTTTCCATGTAATTTTTTGGATGTAACAGGGTCTACCGACCAAGTGCACACTGAGTCCGAAGTGAGTGATGCAGAATTTGCAACAGGAAGGGATCCTGAAGATTTGAATCCAAGTGGAAAAATCCACATCAAAGTATCCAAGGAAAAATCACGAAATTTAAATGGGACTGTGATTTACCTTGGTGAAGGTGAAAACCAGTTATCTCTTTTTTATTCACCCAAAGGACAGATCTCACATTATCTGTACCAAAAAATGATAGTGATCTTTGTATGGAAAAAAATAGAAGAATCACCTTCATTGGCCCAACTTTATTTTGTGAAAGTGAACGATGAATTTTTTCCAGAAGAAGTGAAGGAATTTACCTTTTAG
- a CDS encoding exo-beta-N-acetylmuramidase NamZ family protein, producing the protein MTNYFFRFSLSFLVLACHGNTVPQFRVHPADSKVRLSQDIFYEKILPTMAGKKLMLATNPSGIGTNPKKIISSLEKHKITLEHLIGLEHGFLGLEEEFSQTPVTMDSTFNRPLYHIYRIKDSELRDLVKEVDFVLFDVQDVGMRCYTYLSVLKRLMDALKNTKTKLIVLDHIHVAMHLPPMGEKMSPKHLNFAGEFPSLLITGMTTGEAALFYNKEYLKESVDLDVIPVEGYKRGMYFEDTGIPWTTPSPNLPMVDSARNYLSLVLLEGVNVSVGRGTQAPFVYFGAPWMTNPEELASKLSAIGNKSYYFSTVYFKPTFGPHKGKICSGLRMNLVRPDYDPMLLAYELIRLMKETYPNDFKWSKGSTNHWVDQLWGNDHFRSAINDGKTYIEFHNTYLSDEEKERKKIEPYLIY; encoded by the coding sequence ATGACCAATTACTTTTTTAGGTTTTCTCTCTCGTTTCTTGTCCTTGCTTGCCATGGGAACACGGTTCCGCAGTTTCGTGTCCACCCTGCTGATTCCAAAGTTCGATTGTCCCAGGACATTTTTTACGAAAAAATCCTTCCTACCATGGCGGGAAAAAAATTGATGCTTGCGACAAACCCTTCTGGAATTGGAACAAATCCAAAAAAGATCATCTCATCTCTCGAAAAACATAAAATAACATTAGAACATTTGATTGGTTTGGAACATGGATTTCTTGGTTTAGAAGAAGAGTTTAGCCAAACTCCTGTTACTATGGACTCAACTTTTAATCGTCCACTTTATCATATTTATCGAATCAAAGATTCCGAACTAAGAGACTTAGTGAAGGAAGTGGATTTTGTTTTATTTGATGTACAAGATGTGGGAATGCGTTGTTACACTTATTTAAGCGTACTCAAACGTTTGATGGATGCATTAAAAAATACAAAAACCAAACTCATCGTTCTTGATCATATCCATGTGGCGATGCACCTCCCACCCATGGGAGAAAAGATGAGTCCTAAACACCTAAACTTTGCAGGAGAATTTCCTTCCTTACTCATTACGGGGATGACAACAGGAGAAGCTGCACTATTTTATAATAAAGAATACTTAAAAGAATCTGTGGATTTGGATGTGATTCCAGTGGAAGGTTATAAACGTGGGATGTACTTTGAAGATACCGGAATCCCTTGGACAACACCTTCACCTAACTTACCAATGGTGGATTCTGCAAGGAATTATTTATCCCTTGTGTTACTCGAAGGTGTGAATGTATCAGTCGGACGAGGAACCCAAGCTCCTTTTGTTTATTTTGGTGCACCATGGATGACAAATCCTGAAGAACTTGCTTCAAAACTCAGTGCCATCGGCAACAAATCGTATTATTTTTCAACTGTGTATTTTAAACCTACCTTTGGTCCCCATAAAGGAAAAATTTGTTCTGGTTTACGGATGAATTTAGTTAGACCCGATTATGATCCTATGTTACTTGCATATGAACTCATTCGGCTTATGAAAGAAACGTATCCAAACGATTTTAAATGGAGTAAAGGTTCAACAAACCACTGGGTTGACCAATTATGGGGGAATGATCATTTTCGTTCTGCCATCAACGATGGAAAAACCTATATTGAGTTTCATAATACGTATCTTAGTGATGAAGAAAAAGAACGAAAAAAAATTGAACCCTATTTAATCTACTAA
- a CDS encoding DUF2797 domain-containing protein, whose protein sequence is MPSFQGYVRKMSHKGTKPVSYFWEYANYTEDKKTKTIEGKELTSDVPIESFLGKKISLTTNDEIRCMHCGKKTKKSFNQGYCFVCFSKLAENDLCIMRPETCHHHKGTCRDPEWGSTHCFKKHIVYFANSSGMKVGITKENPVTNRWVDQGAKFGIPILEVSSRRDAGILEHFLSQFLPDKTSWQKMVAGDPGIIDLKKEAVKFLNHLEKNEFFSPIETKQKLIWKPILTEEMMEIEYPILSYPSKIKSLKLTKETPVEGTLVGIKGQYLLFDTGVINIRSLGGLWIEFSA, encoded by the coding sequence ATGCCAAGTTTCCAAGGTTATGTTCGAAAGATGTCCCATAAAGGGACAAAACCTGTTTCCTATTTTTGGGAATATGCAAATTATACTGAGGACAAAAAAACAAAAACAATTGAAGGTAAAGAACTAACTTCAGATGTACCAATCGAATCCTTTCTAGGCAAAAAAATTTCACTCACCACAAATGATGAAATTCGATGTATGCACTGCGGAAAAAAAACAAAAAAGTCATTTAACCAAGGTTATTGTTTTGTTTGTTTTTCAAAATTAGCAGAAAATGATCTTTGTATCATGCGCCCAGAAACATGCCACCATCACAAAGGAACTTGTCGTGATCCTGAATGGGGGAGTACTCATTGTTTTAAAAAACACATTGTATACTTTGCCAATTCCAGTGGCATGAAAGTTGGAATCACAAAAGAAAATCCTGTCACAAACCGATGGGTGGACCAAGGTGCAAAGTTTGGAATCCCAATTTTGGAAGTGAGTTCCAGAAGGGACGCAGGTATTTTAGAACATTTTCTCAGTCAATTTTTACCAGATAAAACATCCTGGCAAAAAATGGTAGCAGGAGACCCTGGAATCATTGATCTCAAAAAAGAAGCTGTCAAATTTTTAAACCATTTAGAAAAAAATGAATTTTTTTCTCCTATCGAAACCAAACAAAAGTTAATCTGGAAACCTATCCTTACAGAAGAAATGATGGAAATCGAGTATCCGATTTTATCTTATCCTTCTAAAATTAAATCTCTAAAACTCACAAAAGAAACACCAGTTGAAGGAACCCTTGTTGGAATCAAAGGTCAATACTTATTATTTGATACTGGTGTCATCAATATACGAAGTTTAGGTGGTCTTTGGATTGAATTCTCCGCCTAA
- a CDS encoding rhodanese-like domain-containing protein, which produces MNRTIIVSLLLITVSLVAKPVEKQKKQPKGKPIPNRLIDYGEFKKIVNRSESERENHRLTEDQFLKMMSEDGVVVLDARSENRFRLLHIKGAVNLPFTEFTKDSLATVIPEPKSKILIYCNNNFEGNEQAFAAKSPAASLNLSTYNSLKAYGYSNIFELGPLLDVNQTKLPLVSEPKENQAPAE; this is translated from the coding sequence ATGAATCGAACCATCATTGTTTCTCTCCTACTGATCACAGTTTCACTAGTGGCAAAACCCGTTGAAAAACAAAAAAAACAACCAAAAGGAAAACCCATTCCAAATCGGCTTATCGACTATGGTGAATTCAAAAAAATTGTCAATCGATCTGAGTCAGAACGCGAAAACCACCGCCTAACGGAGGATCAGTTTTTAAAGATGATGTCAGAAGATGGTGTTGTTGTCCTTGATGCAAGGAGCGAAAATCGGTTTCGTTTATTGCATATCAAAGGTGCAGTGAATTTACCTTTTACCGAATTTACCAAAGACAGTTTGGCTACAGTGATCCCAGAACCAAAATCCAAAATTCTCATTTATTGTAATAATAATTTTGAAGGCAACGAACAAGCGTTTGCAGCCAAAAGCCCAGCGGCTTCCTTAAATTTATCGACTTACAATTCTCTAAAAGCGTATGGTTATTCAAATATTTTCGAATTGGGTCCACTACTGGATGTGAACCAAACCAAATTACCTCTAGTGAGTGAACCAAAAGAAAACCAAGCTCCCGCGGAATGA
- a CDS encoding lipoprotein LipL46, with the protein MLHRLRIAPYTGILVLTILACAGSNSAQKNPSLPDNVVTAMGEAPIYQGDLALARNKALKDAKLNAIRKLVGEQITEKSGVSDGQSLGSKLYGKTDSFVKKYDIISEEQWKLDTQDMIRLNVRCEVEATKLSTAVDALLDDVGNPRIAVLVQTVVNGKSFPIGSATNIAEAELIEKLRTKGNKVVDSSQLTALLKKNPSLAKLDLTSVEEGSPLLTLAQDSGAEVLIVAKVTTTDQKPVVLPGGKKTDFLSSAATGPYRIIQLWGDGKIFGSGSLEGRGADITQEVSREQAVKDWANLVSVKVGKQIKDEWFKLTEQNTVILKFKGLALEDAINFKNDLMEYTSVKQINDRKTEMNGSEWELTYPGKESMFAEELMYKKDSSFRFLSSKTLNINSSKRGVVEIEFKNK; encoded by the coding sequence ATGCTTCATCGACTTCGAATTGCTCCCTATACTGGGATTCTAGTCCTCACCATCTTGGCATGTGCTGGGTCCAATTCCGCGCAAAAAAACCCGTCTTTACCTGACAATGTGGTCACTGCTATGGGAGAGGCTCCCATTTACCAAGGAGACTTGGCCCTAGCTCGTAACAAGGCACTCAAAGATGCAAAACTCAATGCCATCCGTAAACTAGTGGGCGAACAAATCACAGAAAAGTCGGGAGTCTCTGATGGGCAATCCCTAGGATCCAAACTCTACGGGAAAACCGATAGTTTTGTCAAAAAATACGACATCATCAGTGAAGAACAATGGAAATTGGATACCCAAGACATGATCCGTCTCAATGTCCGTTGTGAAGTAGAAGCAACAAAACTTTCTACAGCTGTGGATGCTCTCCTCGATGATGTAGGGAACCCAAGGATCGCTGTCCTTGTCCAAACCGTTGTGAATGGAAAATCCTTTCCCATTGGATCAGCAACTAACATTGCAGAGGCGGAACTCATTGAAAAACTCCGTACCAAAGGGAATAAAGTTGTCGATAGTTCCCAACTCACTGCCCTTCTCAAAAAAAATCCAAGTCTTGCAAAACTTGACCTTACCTCTGTAGAAGAAGGTAGCCCCCTTCTCACACTGGCACAAGATTCAGGTGCGGAAGTTTTGATTGTAGCAAAAGTTACAACCACTGACCAAAAACCTGTAGTTTTACCTGGCGGTAAAAAAACTGATTTTTTAAGTTCAGCGGCAACAGGCCCTTACCGTATCATCCAATTATGGGGTGATGGAAAAATTTTTGGATCAGGGAGTTTGGAAGGCCGAGGTGCTGACATCACCCAAGAAGTTTCCAGAGAACAAGCTGTGAAAGACTGGGCAAACCTTGTTTCTGTAAAAGTGGGAAAACAAATCAAAGACGAATGGTTTAAACTCACAGAACAAAACACTGTGATCTTAAAGTTCAAAGGACTTGCTTTGGAAGATGCAATCAATTTCAAAAACGATTTGATGGAATACACATCGGTGAAACAAATCAATGATCGTAAAACAGAAATGAATGGATCTGAATGGGAACTTACTTATCCAGGAAAGGAATCAATGTTTGCAGAAGAGCTCATGTATAAAAAGGATTCTAGTTTCCGTTTTTTGAGTAGCAAAACTCTCAACATCAACAGTTCCAAACGTGGAGTTGTGGAAATCGAATTCAAAAATAAATAA
- a CDS encoding VTT domain-containing protein yields MTNSKKILNSSVVGNLFLILFFSTFVSEDLTCISSGLLAKEGKLLLLPAILVTGLGIFVGDLLLYFVGFFFGSYLKLWKPMKNWESKISSQTLYKHWQSKFSLSVMISRFLPGTRLPLYLMSGYFKMPFLVFVWSSFLAVLIWTTLFVSLVFYYGKWISEYYFNQSNLWTSIGIGLSFYGFYLLFQTILIPEKRKRVTLQWTKLSQMEFWPSTIFYLPLIPYLFYLSIRYRGIRYLTATNPGIIASGIAGESKYDILNLIPNKYIAKSCLVSSGTQEPETLIKQWLTKNKIKFPIIAKPDKGERGFLVQKIHTMSELTNVLQTYPIDWLLQEWIEGPFEVGIFYCRYPNESQGVIFSVTDKVFPEIIGDGISTLESLIETHPRFRFQMETHKKHNLGKLQQIIPLGEKRRIGSIGNHIQGCMFQDGGYLLTNKLETELIKIGDNTKGFYFGRFDIRFQDVKKFQEGNGFKIIELNGVTSESTNLYDPKFSIRQSYSILWKQWKFIFEIGYQNYQRGIHLYPYGKLVQLIRQHNQYRKKFSRLEISP; encoded by the coding sequence TTGACCAATTCCAAAAAAATACTAAATTCGTCTGTAGTGGGAAATTTATTTCTAATTCTCTTTTTTTCTACCTTTGTATCAGAAGACTTAACCTGTATCAGCTCTGGTTTACTTGCGAAAGAAGGGAAACTTCTATTATTACCTGCAATCCTTGTGACTGGACTTGGAATCTTCGTAGGTGATTTACTGCTTTATTTTGTGGGATTCTTTTTTGGATCGTATTTAAAATTATGGAAACCAATGAAGAACTGGGAATCCAAAATTAGTTCCCAAACTCTTTACAAACATTGGCAATCAAAGTTTAGTCTTTCGGTGATGATTTCTCGTTTTTTACCGGGCACTAGGTTACCCCTCTACCTCATGAGTGGGTATTTTAAAATGCCATTTCTCGTTTTTGTATGGAGCAGTTTTTTAGCTGTTTTGATTTGGACCACTCTATTCGTATCCTTGGTATTTTATTATGGAAAGTGGATCAGTGAATATTATTTCAACCAATCCAATTTGTGGACAAGTATTGGAATTGGACTAAGTTTTTACGGGTTCTATCTTCTTTTCCAAACCATTCTCATTCCCGAAAAGAGAAAAAGGGTTACACTGCAATGGACCAAGTTATCCCAAATGGAATTTTGGCCAAGTACAATCTTTTATCTTCCACTCATACCTTATCTCTTCTATTTGTCCATTCGGTATAGAGGAATACGATATCTCACAGCAACAAATCCAGGAATCATCGCCTCAGGGATCGCTGGTGAATCGAAATATGATATCTTAAACCTCATTCCAAACAAATACATAGCCAAATCTTGTTTGGTTTCGTCTGGCACACAAGAACCAGAAACATTGATCAAACAGTGGCTCACCAAAAACAAAATTAAGTTTCCAATCATCGCAAAACCAGACAAAGGTGAAAGAGGCTTTTTGGTACAAAAAATCCATACTATGAGTGAACTCACAAACGTTTTACAAACATATCCTATCGATTGGTTATTACAAGAATGGATAGAAGGACCATTTGAAGTGGGTATCTTTTACTGCAGGTATCCCAATGAATCGCAGGGAGTGATTTTTTCTGTGACTGACAAAGTGTTTCCTGAAATCATCGGAGATGGAATTTCAACCTTAGAATCATTGATTGAAACTCATCCTAGATTCCGTTTCCAAATGGAAACTCATAAAAAACACAATCTTGGAAAATTACAGCAAATCATACCACTTGGAGAAAAACGAAGGATAGGTTCCATAGGAAACCATATCCAAGGTTGTATGTTCCAGGACGGAGGTTATCTCCTCACAAATAAACTAGAAACAGAATTGATCAAAATAGGAGACAATACCAAAGGATTCTATTTCGGAAGGTTTGATATACGGTTCCAAGATGTAAAAAAATTCCAAGAAGGAAATGGATTTAAAATCATCGAACTGAATGGAGTGACAAGTGAATCTACCAATCTATATGATCCCAAGTTTTCGATCAGACAAAGTTATTCCATTTTATGGAAACAATGGAAATTCATCTTTGAAATTGGGTACCAAAACTACCAAAGAGGAATTCATTTATACCCATATGGGAAATTGGTTCAATTGATTCGACAACACAACCAATACCGAAAAAAATTCAGTCGATTGGAAATAAGTCCCTAA